The following proteins come from a genomic window of Burkholderia stabilis:
- a CDS encoding NAD(P)H-dependent flavin oxidoreductase — translation MALPTVLQNLTLPVIASPMFIVSYPELVLAQCKAGIVGSFPALNARPAELLDEWLTQIQAELADHKAKHPDAVIGPIAVNQIVHQSNARLEHDVRVCVDHKVPIFITSLRAPAREIVDAVHSYGGIVLHDVINLRHAQKALEAGVDGLILVAAGAGGHAGTTSPFALVGEVRKIFDGPIVLSGSIANGGSILAAQAMGADFAYMGTRFIATQEAHAVEDYKRAIVNAKSSDIIYTNLFTGVHGNYIRESIEKAGLDPEALPESDKTKMNFGSDKTKAWKDIWGAGQGVGLMDDLPSVGALVERLKREYDDAKARLGIPR, via the coding sequence ATGGCATTGCCCACCGTCCTGCAGAACCTGACGCTGCCCGTCATCGCGTCGCCGATGTTCATCGTCAGCTACCCCGAACTCGTGCTCGCGCAATGCAAGGCGGGCATCGTCGGTTCGTTCCCCGCGCTCAACGCCCGCCCGGCCGAACTGCTCGACGAGTGGCTCACGCAGATCCAGGCGGAGCTCGCCGACCACAAGGCGAAACACCCCGACGCGGTGATCGGCCCGATCGCGGTCAACCAGATCGTCCACCAGTCGAACGCGCGGCTCGAGCACGACGTGCGCGTGTGCGTCGACCACAAGGTGCCGATCTTCATCACGAGCCTGCGCGCACCGGCGCGCGAGATCGTCGACGCGGTGCACAGCTACGGCGGCATCGTGCTGCACGACGTGATCAACCTGCGCCACGCGCAGAAGGCGCTCGAAGCCGGCGTCGACGGGCTGATCCTCGTCGCGGCCGGCGCGGGCGGCCATGCGGGCACGACGTCACCGTTCGCGCTCGTCGGCGAAGTCCGCAAGATCTTCGACGGTCCGATCGTGCTGTCCGGCTCGATCGCGAACGGCGGCTCGATCCTCGCCGCGCAGGCGATGGGCGCCGATTTCGCGTACATGGGCACGCGCTTCATCGCGACGCAGGAAGCGCACGCGGTCGAGGACTACAAGCGCGCGATCGTCAACGCGAAATCGTCCGACATCATCTACACGAACCTCTTCACGGGCGTACACGGCAACTACATCCGCGAGAGCATCGAGAAAGCCGGCCTCGATCCGGAAGCGCTGCCGGAATCCGACAAGACGAAGATGAATTTCGGCAGCGACAAGACGAAGGCGTGGAAGGACATCTGGGGCGCAGGCCAGGGCGTCGGCCTGATGGACGACCTGCCGAGCGTCGGCGCGCTCGTCGAGCGCCTGAAGCGCGAGTACGACGACGCGAAGGCGCGGCTCGGCATTCCGCGCTGA
- a CDS encoding alpha/beta fold hydrolase has protein sequence MSFEAFAPFRVTVQDTDIFGVKGGAGPPLLLLHGHPQTHMIWHRVAATLANHFTVIATDLRGYGASGRPPSDAQHAPYSKRAMAADQVAVMRHFGFEHFHVCAHDRGARVAHRLALDHADAVERMMLLDIAPTLAMYEKTDRAFATAYFHWFFLIQPEPLPETLIGAHTDAYIERVMGNRSAGFAPEALDAYRAALAQPGAVHAMCEDYRASATIDLEHDRADLERGNKVACPLRVLWGANGIVGRCFDPLDEWRRVARDVSGRALDCGHYIPEEAPVALIDELLAFFEARDPTA, from the coding sequence ATGTCGTTTGAGGCGTTTGCACCGTTTCGCGTGACGGTGCAGGACACCGACATCTTCGGTGTCAAAGGAGGCGCGGGCCCGCCGCTCCTGTTGCTGCACGGGCATCCGCAAACCCACATGATCTGGCATCGCGTTGCCGCGACGCTCGCGAATCACTTCACGGTGATCGCCACCGACCTGCGCGGATACGGCGCATCGGGCCGGCCGCCGAGCGACGCGCAGCACGCGCCGTATTCGAAACGTGCGATGGCGGCCGACCAGGTCGCCGTGATGCGGCATTTCGGTTTCGAGCACTTCCACGTGTGTGCGCACGATCGCGGCGCGCGTGTCGCGCACCGGCTCGCGCTCGACCACGCGGACGCCGTCGAGCGGATGATGCTGCTCGACATTGCACCGACGCTCGCGATGTACGAGAAAACCGATCGCGCATTCGCGACCGCGTATTTCCACTGGTTCTTCCTGATCCAGCCCGAGCCGCTGCCCGAGACGCTGATCGGCGCGCATACCGATGCGTACATCGAGCGCGTGATGGGCAACCGGTCCGCCGGGTTCGCGCCCGAGGCGCTCGACGCGTACCGCGCGGCGCTCGCGCAGCCGGGCGCCGTGCACGCGATGTGCGAGGACTACCGCGCATCGGCGACGATCGACCTCGAGCACGACCGTGCGGATCTCGAACGCGGCAACAAGGTTGCGTGCCCGTTGCGCGTGCTGTGGGGCGCGAACGGAATCGTCGGGCGCTGCTTCGATCCGCTCGACGAATGGCGGCGCGTCGCGCGCGACGTCAGCGGCCGCGCGCTCGATTGCGGACACTACATTCCGGAAGAGGCGCCCGTCGCGCTGATCGACGAACTGCTCGCGTTCTTCGAGGCGCGCGACCCGACAGCGTAA
- a CDS encoding Lrp/AsnC family transcriptional regulator, with protein MPKRLSPPAVASLDATDRAILAALADDARIATSELARQIGLSAPATADRVRRLEAQGVIAAFTVELDPRALGYTLQAIVRVKPLPGQLHLVEELLRRIPEFVECDKVTGEDCFICRLYLRTIEHLDDILSKVTERAETSTAIVKSTPVPRRLPPLAEDDQAHR; from the coding sequence ATGCCGAAACGCCTTTCCCCGCCTGCCGTCGCATCGCTCGACGCGACCGACCGCGCGATCCTCGCGGCGCTGGCCGACGACGCGCGCATCGCAACCAGCGAACTCGCGCGGCAGATCGGGCTGTCGGCGCCCGCGACCGCCGACCGCGTGCGGCGGCTCGAGGCGCAAGGCGTGATCGCCGCGTTCACCGTCGAGCTCGACCCGCGCGCGCTCGGCTACACGCTGCAGGCGATCGTGCGCGTGAAGCCGCTGCCGGGCCAGCTTCATCTCGTCGAGGAATTGCTGCGCCGGATTCCCGAATTCGTCGAATGCGACAAGGTGACCGGCGAAGACTGCTTCATCTGCCGGCTCTACCTGCGCACGATCGAGCACCTCGACGACATCCTGTCGAAGGTGACGGAACGCGCGGAAACGAGCACCGCGATCGTCAAATCGACGCCCGTGCCGCGCCGGCTGCCGCCGCTCGCCGAGGACGATCAAGCGCACCGCTGA
- a CDS encoding DMT family transporter encodes MASNEIRRGAAEMVVAMMMSGTIGWLVMSSQQPLTNVVFFRCLFGAATLAIVCAAFGFLRRALFSPRMLALATLGSVAIVANWLLLFAAYSRASISMATAVYNTQPFMLVALGAIVFRERITASTVAWLALAFVGLVCVVRVEPAVLAVPGEYLEGVALSLGAAFLYAISSIVTKHLKGTPPHLLALLQAGLGILLLAPFAHFDTLPATAGQWFDLVVLGVVNTGLMYVLLYGAIQKLPTAMTGALSFVYPVVAIVVDHFAFGQTLAWTQVLGALLILLAAAGVNLGWRIVPARRAAVGNP; translated from the coding sequence ATGGCCTCGAATGAAATCCGCCGCGGCGCTGCCGAGATGGTCGTCGCGATGATGATGTCCGGCACGATCGGCTGGCTCGTGATGTCGTCGCAGCAACCGCTCACCAACGTCGTATTTTTCCGCTGCCTGTTCGGCGCCGCAACGCTCGCGATCGTCTGCGCGGCGTTCGGCTTCCTGCGCCGCGCGCTGTTCTCACCGCGGATGCTCGCGCTGGCGACGCTCGGCAGCGTCGCGATCGTCGCGAACTGGCTGCTGCTGTTCGCCGCCTATTCGCGCGCGTCGATCTCGATGGCCACCGCCGTCTACAACACGCAGCCGTTCATGCTCGTCGCGCTCGGCGCGATCGTGTTCCGTGAACGGATCACCGCGTCGACGGTTGCGTGGCTCGCGCTCGCCTTCGTCGGGCTCGTCTGCGTGGTGCGCGTCGAGCCGGCCGTGCTCGCGGTGCCGGGCGAATACCTGGAAGGCGTCGCGCTGTCGCTCGGCGCGGCGTTCCTGTACGCGATCTCGTCGATCGTCACGAAGCACCTGAAGGGCACGCCGCCGCATCTGCTCGCGCTGCTGCAGGCCGGCCTCGGCATCCTGCTGCTCGCACCGTTCGCGCACTTCGACACGCTGCCCGCGACCGCCGGCCAGTGGTTCGACCTCGTCGTACTCGGCGTCGTGAACACGGGCCTGATGTATGTGCTGCTGTACGGCGCGATCCAGAAGTTGCCGACCGCGATGACCGGCGCGCTGTCGTTCGTCTACCCGGTCGTCGCGATCGTCGTCGATCACTTCGCGTTCGGGCAGACGCTCGCGTGGACACAGGTGCTCGGCGCGCTGCTGATCCTGCTCGCGGCGGCCGGCGTGAATCTCGGCTGGCGCATCGTGCCCGCACGTCGCGCGGCGGTCGGCAACCCCTGA
- a CDS encoding DUF1289 domain-containing protein — MSDVPVMIGTVASPCTDVCRIDPRTDWCAGCLRTRDEIKGWRASDDDARRALLARLDARRRLLAGSEA; from the coding sequence ATGAGCGATGTGCCGGTGATGATCGGCACGGTTGCATCGCCGTGCACCGACGTCTGCAGGATCGATCCGCGCACCGACTGGTGCGCGGGTTGCCTGCGCACGCGCGACGAGATCAAGGGATGGCGCGCGTCGGACGACGACGCGCGGCGCGCGCTGCTCGCGCGGCTCGATGCAAGACGGCGGTTGCTCGCAGGAAGCGAAGCATAA
- a CDS encoding YbaK/EbsC family protein has product MTTPASFDSLPDSARRVALLLRERGHAKGIVMLAETGKTSAEAAAGLGCSVAQIAKSILFRRQSDGAPVLVVASGVNRVDEKKVAAQVGPVGRADAKFVRDNTGYAIGGVCPIGHLVEPVTLIDADLLELDSLWAAAGHPHAVFNLSPHELVSLTGAPVADVVLRDEA; this is encoded by the coding sequence ATGACGACACCTGCTTCATTCGATTCCCTCCCCGATTCCGCGCGACGCGTCGCGCTGCTGCTGCGCGAGCGCGGCCACGCGAAAGGCATCGTGATGCTCGCCGAAACCGGCAAGACCTCGGCCGAGGCGGCAGCCGGGCTCGGCTGCTCGGTTGCGCAGATCGCGAAGTCGATCCTGTTTCGCCGGCAGTCGGACGGCGCGCCCGTGCTCGTGGTCGCGAGCGGCGTCAACCGCGTCGACGAGAAGAAGGTCGCCGCGCAGGTCGGCCCGGTCGGCCGCGCGGACGCGAAGTTCGTGCGCGACAACACCGGCTATGCGATCGGCGGCGTCTGCCCGATCGGCCATCTCGTCGAACCCGTCACGCTGATCGACGCCGACCTGCTCGAGCTCGACAGCCTGTGGGCAGCCGCCGGCCATCCGCATGCGGTGTTCAACCTGTCGCCGCACGAACTCGTGTCGCTGACGGGCGCGCCGGTAGCGGACGTCGTGTTACGGGACGAAGCATGA
- a CDS encoding hydroxymethylglutaryl-CoA lyase: MTFPTAVKIVEVGPRDGLQNEKTFVPTDVKIALIDRLSRAGFRNVEAASFVSPKWVPQMADGAEVMAGIERRAGTVYSVLTPNLKGFENALAARADEVVIFGAASEAFSQRNINCSIAESIARFEPVAKAAKDAGLRLRGSVSCTLGCPYQGEVPVASVVDVVERFAALGCDEIDIADTIGVGTPKRTREVLSAVTRVFPRERLSGHFHDTYGQALANIYAALFEGIEIFHASVAGLGGCPYAKGATGNVATEDVLYLMQGLGIDTGVDLAQVVAAGDFISNAIGRANVSRAGRALLAKAQNAADAANCV, translated from the coding sequence ATGACCTTCCCCACCGCCGTCAAGATCGTCGAAGTCGGCCCGCGCGACGGGCTGCAGAACGAAAAGACCTTCGTGCCGACCGACGTGAAGATCGCGCTCATCGACCGCCTGTCGCGCGCCGGCTTCCGCAACGTCGAAGCCGCGTCGTTCGTATCGCCGAAATGGGTGCCGCAGATGGCCGACGGCGCCGAGGTGATGGCGGGCATCGAGCGCCGCGCGGGCACCGTGTACTCGGTGCTCACGCCGAACCTGAAAGGCTTCGAGAATGCGCTCGCCGCACGTGCCGACGAAGTCGTGATCTTCGGCGCGGCGAGCGAGGCGTTCTCGCAGCGGAACATCAATTGCAGCATCGCCGAGAGCATCGCGCGCTTCGAGCCGGTCGCGAAGGCCGCGAAGGACGCCGGCCTGCGGCTGCGCGGCAGCGTGTCGTGCACGCTCGGCTGCCCGTACCAGGGCGAAGTGCCGGTCGCATCGGTCGTCGACGTCGTCGAACGCTTCGCGGCGCTCGGCTGCGACGAGATCGACATCGCCGACACGATCGGCGTCGGCACGCCCAAGCGCACGCGCGAGGTGCTGTCGGCCGTCACGCGCGTGTTCCCGCGCGAACGCCTGTCGGGCCACTTCCACGACACCTACGGCCAGGCGCTCGCGAACATCTACGCGGCGCTGTTCGAAGGGATCGAGATCTTCCACGCGTCGGTCGCGGGCCTCGGCGGCTGCCCGTACGCGAAGGGCGCAACCGGCAACGTCGCGACCGAGGACGTGCTGTACCTGATGCAGGGCCTCGGCATCGACACCGGCGTCGATCTCGCGCAGGTCGTCGCCGCCGGCGACTTCATCTCGAACGCAATCGGCCGCGCGAACGTGTCGCGCGCCGGTCGTGCGTTGCTCGCGAAGGCGCAGAACGCGGCCGACGCCGCGAACTGCGTCTGA
- a CDS encoding 2-hydroxyacid dehydrogenase, producing the protein MKILFYSPHQEAAAWRAEIAHALPEAELRAWQPGDTAATDYALVWRAPREFFAPRDGLRAIFNLGAGVDALLALDRAHPGTLPPHVPLVRLEDSGMAQQMVEYVTHAVLRYLRRFDEYDIQQRERRWRPLDPHPRTRFTVAVLGLGVLGAQVALALAALGLPVRGYSRSAKQLDGVETFAGDGAFDACIDGARVLVNLLPSTPDTDGILSARTFARLAPGAYVVNVARGAHLVDADLLDALASGHVAAATLDVFHHEPLPEDHPFWRAPRITITPHSSAETLRAEAVEQIAGKIRAFERGERVGGIVDYARGY; encoded by the coding sequence ATGAAAATCCTGTTCTACTCCCCGCACCAGGAAGCCGCCGCGTGGCGCGCCGAGATCGCGCACGCGCTGCCGGAAGCGGAACTGCGCGCGTGGCAGCCGGGCGACACGGCCGCCACCGATTACGCGCTCGTCTGGCGCGCGCCCCGCGAGTTCTTCGCACCGCGCGACGGCCTGCGCGCGATCTTCAACCTCGGCGCGGGTGTCGATGCGCTGCTCGCGCTCGACCGCGCGCACCCCGGCACGCTGCCGCCGCACGTGCCGCTCGTGCGGCTCGAGGATTCGGGCATGGCGCAGCAGATGGTCGAATACGTGACGCACGCGGTGCTGCGCTACCTGCGCCGCTTCGACGAATACGACATCCAGCAGCGCGAGCGCCGCTGGCGCCCGCTCGACCCGCATCCGCGCACGCGCTTCACCGTCGCCGTACTCGGCCTCGGCGTGCTCGGCGCGCAGGTCGCGCTCGCGCTCGCCGCACTCGGCCTGCCGGTGCGCGGCTACAGCCGCAGCGCGAAGCAGCTCGACGGCGTCGAAACCTTCGCCGGCGACGGCGCATTCGACGCGTGCATCGACGGCGCGAGGGTGCTCGTCAACCTGCTGCCGAGCACGCCCGACACCGACGGCATCCTGTCGGCGCGCACGTTCGCGCGGCTCGCGCCGGGCGCGTACGTCGTCAACGTCGCGCGCGGCGCGCATCTCGTCGACGCCGACCTGCTCGACGCGCTCGCGAGCGGCCACGTCGCCGCCGCGACGCTCGACGTGTTCCATCACGAGCCGCTGCCCGAGGATCACCCGTTCTGGCGCGCGCCGCGCATCACGATCACGCCGCACAGCTCGGCCGAGACGCTGCGCGCGGAGGCCGTCGAGCAAATCGCCGGCAAGATCCGCGCGTTCGAGCGCGGCGAGCGCGTCGGCGGCATCGTCGACTACGCGCGCGGCTACTGA